A single region of the Epinephelus moara isolate mb chromosome 12, YSFRI_EMoa_1.0, whole genome shotgun sequence genome encodes:
- the LOC126398644 gene encoding uncharacterized protein LOC126398644, producing the protein MIKLLSVAIVAGLFLESDQQLVAKPVSLLPVKPGWPCYYPTHIQCWTDWFDRDDPSGTGDWETLYNLRQENPGKICSKPQDIEAQTLSGLSVAAAGDVIYKSDTTSGFICRNQDQSKKMCNDYRVRFSCHPPFCGGGVCWTKWYDRDDPSGTGDWELLTNLRPENPGQICEHPLYIEAVTIDTMTPAISTGEILHIYNPTQGFVCRNTDQKSGTCRDYKVRFGCPCK; encoded by the exons ATGATCAAATTG TTAAGTGTCGCCATTGTTGCAGGATTGTTTTTAG AAAGCGACCAGCAGCTTGTGGCTAAGCCCGTCTCCCTCCTTCCAGTGAAGCCAG GGTGGCCCTGCTACTATCCCACCCACATTC AGTGCTGGACAGACTGGTTTGACAGAGACGACCCCTCTGGAACTGGAGACTGGGAAACCCTCTATAACCTTCGCCAAGAGAACCCAGGGAAGATCTGCTCTAAACCACAGGATATTGAGGCCCAAACTCTGTCTGGACTCAGTGTGGCGGCAGCAGGGGATGTGATTTATAA gagtGACACAACTTCAGGGTTCATCTGCAGAAACCAGGACCAATCCAAAAAGATGTGCAATGATTATCGTGTTCGTTTCAGCTGCCACCCCCCTTTCTGTGGTGGAGGAG TGTGCTGGACCAAGTGGTATGACCGGGACGATCCCAGTGGAACAGGGGACTGGGAACTTTTGACTAACCTGAGGCCAGAAAACCCAGGACAGATCTGTGAGCACCCACTCTACATTGAGGCTGTTACTATTGACACAATGACCCCAGCCATCTCTACAGGGGAGATCCTCCATAT CTACAATCCAACTCAGGGATTTGTTTGCCGCAACACGGACCAGAAATCTGGCACGTGCCGTGACTACAAAGTTCGCTTCGGATGCCCATGCAAGTAA